TCGGTGGTGATGACGCACAGCATGGTGGCCAGCTGCGGGGCAATCATGCCCGAGCCCTTGACCATGCCGCCGATCTTCCAGCCGTTGGAGCCGGTCAGTTCGACCGTCTTCGGCTTGGTGTCGGTGGTCATGATGGCGTGGGAGGCGTCGGCGCCGGCTTCGGCGGTGGCGGCAAGAGCCTCATGGGCACTCTTGGCACCAGCCAGCACGTTGTCCAACGGCAATAGTTCACCGATGAGACCGGTGGAGCAGACAGCCACATCATTCGGTTCGGCGCCGATGAGACCGGCGACCGTTTCCGCGGTGGTGACGGACTGGGCGTAACCGGCCTCGCCGGTGCAGGCGTTGGCACCGCCGGAGTTCAGAATCACGGCCTTGACGTGACCGTCGGCGACGACCTTACGGCTCCATTGCACCGGGGCGGCACAGAAACGGTTCGAGGTGAACACGCCTGCAGCCGCGTCGAGTGGGCCGTTGTTGACCACGAGGGCCAAGTCCTTCTTGCCTTCGACGGATGAGATACCAGCCGCCACGCCGGCGGCGGAGAAACCTTGTGCAAATGTAACGCTCACGGTGCTACTCCGATCTTGGTCAGGCCCGCGTCTTCCGGCAGGCCGAGTGCGATGTTCAGTGATTGGACCGCTTGTCCGGCGGTGCCACGGTTGAGGTTGTCGATGGCGGCAAAAGCGTAGATGCGGCCGGCCTTGCGGTCGGTGACGACCTGCAGGTGGGCTGCGTTGGATCCGATGATGTTGCCGGTGGCGGGCAGTGTGCCCTCGGGCAGCAGCACCATGAAGTCCTGGCCTTCATAGGCCTTGGCCCATACGGCGCGAATCTCCTCATCGCTCAGTGCCTTGGCCTTGTCCGTCATGCGGGCGGACACGGTGGCGAGGATGCCCCGGGACATGGGGGCGAGAATCGGCGTGAAACCGAGCGTGAATTCGCTGGCTTCGGCCGCGCGCTTGCCGGCCGCGTGGGCGAAGTTCTGCAGGATTTCGGGAATGTGGCGGTGCTTGCCGCCCACCGAATACGGCAGGGCGGATTGCAGGGCCTCGGCGGCAAGCAGGTTGGTGCGCTTGAGATTCTTGCCGGCACCCGAGTATCCGACGACCAGATCGGCCACGATATCCTGCGATTCAACCAGTCCTTCGGCGATGCCGGGCTGGAGGGCCAGCGTGGTGGCGGTGACGTTGCAGCCAGGGCCTGCGATGCGCTTGGTGCCAGGAAGCGCCGCACGCTGGCGGGTGTAGGAGCCGTCCGCGGCTTTGCCGGTGATGAGCTCGGGCATGCCGTAGTTCCAATGCTCATAGAAATCGCCGCCGTAGAACTCATCCCAAGCGGCCTGTTCTTCGAGGCGATGGTCGGCGCCCAAATCCACAACCACGGCATTCGGATCGAGCTGCGAGGCGAGCTTGCCCGAAGCACCGTGCGGCAGTGCGAGGATGATAACGTCATGCCCGTTCAGCACTTCGGGCGTGGTATCTTCAACGGACAGATTGGCCAGTTGGGGAATATGCGGCATGTGCTTGGCCATCGACTCCCCCACTGAGGAATGGCCTGCCACGCAGGTGATGTCGAAGTCGGGGTGCGCGGCCAGAATGCGCAGCGCTTCACCGCCGGCATAGCCCGTGGCACCGGCCACGGCCACTGTATATTTCGCCATACTCATCTCTTTTCACTGATGTGTCTTCGGATGAGTATACGCGATTATGCAGACTATTGCATATTTATGCAGTGGGTGTGTTGGTATGTGAACGCCACTTATGCGGAGATGGAGTCGGAGGAGGAGCCGGTGCCGCCGGTGAGTTGCTGGAGGGCTTCCTGGTAGAGGCTCATGGCGTCATAGCCATTGAAGGCCATCCAGATGACGGCGATGGTGTATAGCACGTTGATCACCACGGCGGCCACGGCCAAACCGAAGCCCTTCATATGGAAGGTGCGCGTGCGCCACATTGCCACCGCGCCCATCAGTGCCGAGAGCACCGGCACAGGGAAGAACAGGGCGAGGATAAAGGAGATGATCGCATACGAATCCCAGTGCCCGTAGAGCGGGTTCTGGTTTGGATCGTTCAGATCGATGCCGTGGTAATAATGCGGCTGGTGAGGCTGACCGTTCGGCTGTTGACCATACGGCTGGCCCTGCATGCCCGGGTACCCGCCCGGATATGCGCCCGGACCGGACTGTTGGCCGCCTTGAGCATACGGCCAGCCGCCCGCCTGCTGATTGCCAGGCCACGGCGTCTGCTGACCGTACGGCTGGCCGGCCTGCTGGGATTGCGCCGCGCCACCGTTGATGCCAGCGGCTGCGGCGGAATCCTTCTTGGTATCAGGCTCGGGAGCGCCATAAATATACGGGTTGTAATTCGGCCCGTATTGGCCAGACATAGCACCATATTCAGGCTGCTGGTACTGCCCGTATTTCGGCTTGTCCTGCTCCGGTTGGCTCATGACGCTCCTCGATTCGGATGATTGGTTGGGTCAGGCGCGCAGCTGGGCGCCGATTTCGGCGGCCTCAGCCACGATGGCCTTGCGGATGGCGTCGCTGTCTTCGGCGGACAGCGTCTTGCTCGGCGAACGGAACACCACCGCATAGGCCAGGGACTTCTTGCCCTCGCCCACCTGTTCGCCGGTGAACACGTCGAACAGTTCGATGGATTCGAGGTTCGCGCCGGCGGCCTTGCGAATCACGTTCTCAAGCTGGCCTGCGGTCACGGTCTCGTCCACGGTGAAGGCCAAATCCTGCTTGACCGGCGGGAACGTGGAGATCGGCTTGGCCTGGACGGGCTTGCCGGTCAGCGTGGCGAACAGCGCGGTGAGGTTCAGCTCGAAGGCCGCGGAATGGGCCGGGAAGCCGAGCGCCTCGTTGACGCGCGGGTGCAGTTCACCAACCCAGCCGGTGAAGACGTCGCCCACCATGACGCGGGCGACGCGGCCGGGGTGCCATTGGACGGGCACATCGTCGGCGGCGGGCTGGTCGAGTTCGATTGCGGCACCGATACGGCCGGCGATGCGGCGCACGGCCTCGACGGCGTCGGACCAGTCGACCGGGCGCTTGCCGCCCATCCAGCCGTCGTCCTCGGCCAGACCGGTCAGGATGCCGGCCACATGGTCGGGCTGTTCGGGCAGACCGGCGTCAAGCGCAGCGAGCTGTTCGTCGGTGGGGCGCACGCCACCGGGCAGTGCCGGGATGGCGGGCGCATCCGGATCCCACAGGTAGACGTGGCCGAGTTCGTACAGGGACACGTTTTCGATGCCGCGGCGGATGTTGCGCTGCACGGTGGTGGCCAGGGTCGGCAGAATCTCGCGACGCAGGTACGGACGGTCGCCGTAGAGCGGGTTGGCGATCTCGACGCTGACCTTCTTGGTGGCTTCCGGGTCGAAGCCGAAGGCCTTGTAATCGTCGTCGCCCACGAACGGGTAGCTCAGCGATTCGACCATGCCGAACTCGGCGAGCTCGTCCGCCACGCGACGGCGACGCTGCTGGTCCGGGGTCAGGCCCACCAGACCCTCGACCGGTGCCGGCGGCACGGTAATCGGAATCTGGTCGTAGCCGACCAGTCGGGCAATCTCCTCGACCAGGTCGCACGGCTCGTTCAAGTCCGGGCGCCAGCTCGGCGCGGTTACGGCGAACTCGCCGTTGCCGCCGCCGGCCACCGTGCAGCCAATGTCGGTCAGGATGTCGGAGATGCGGTTGATGTCCACGTCGAGGCCGGCCACGCGGGCCACTTCGGAGGCCTTGAAGTGGATGACCTTGGCGCGCGGCGTGTTGTTCACGTCGTTCGGGTGTTCGCTGGGCTCGCCGTTGCCGTACTTGGCCATGAGCTCGGCGGCCATCTGGGTGGCGGCGGGCTGCAGCGCGGTGTCGACGCCACGTTCGAAGCGGCGGGAGGCCTCGGATGGAATCTTGTGGCGACGGGCCGAACGGGCGATGGTCACCTGATCGAAGTGCGCGGCCTCCAGAAGAATGTTCTTGGTGTCGGCGGTCACTTCGCCATACAGGCCGCCCATCACACCGGCAAGACCGAGGATGCGCGAGCCGCGTTCGCCGTTCGGCGAATCGGTGATAAGCAGATCTTCGACGCTCAGGTCATGTTCCTTGCCGTCCAGGGTGGTGAGTTTCTCACCCTCGTTGGCGCGGCGCACGACAATCGGGCCTTCGAGCTTGTCGAGGTCGTAGGCATGCATCGGCTGGCCGAGGTCAAGCATCACGTAGTTGGTCACGTCCACGGCCAAGGAGATGGAGCGCATACCGGCGCGGATCAGGCGACGACGCATCCAGTTGGGCGTGTGGGCGTTGGGGTTGAAGTCCTTGACGATGCGCGCGTAGTAGCGGTCGCAACCGGGCACGCCGTGAATCGGATTGTTATCGTCGATTTCAACATCGATGTCCACCGGGGTGCCGGGCTGGTAGTCAGCAGGTTCCGGGGCCTTCTCGTTGAGTGCCACGGCCGGATCGGTGTAGACGGCACCGGTGGAGTGGTGGTATTCGCGGGCCACGCCACGGTAGGACAGCGTGTAGCCACGGTCCGGGGTGATGTTGATCTCAAGCAGAGGCTGGTCGAGGTGCAGCAGGTGCATGGCGTCCTGACCAGGCTTCAGAGCCTCGTATTCGGCCTCGGAGAAGCCGTACTGACGCAGCAGGATGATGCCGTCGTGGCTGTCTCCCAGACCCAGCTCACGTTCGGAGGCGCACATGCCGTTGGAGATGTGGCCGTAGGTCTTGCGCGGTTCGATCTTGAAGTCGCCGGGCAGCACGGCACCGGGCAGGGTGACGACGACCTTTTCGCCGGCCTTCATGTTGGGCGCGCCGCAGATGATGCCGCGCGGCACCTTGTTGCCGTCTTCGTCGGTCTCGTTCCATTCGTCGCCGCAGTCCACGTGGCACCAGTTGATGGTCTTGCCGTTCTTCTGCGGTTCGGGGGTGGCGTCGACCACGTAGCCGACCACAATCGGGCCGGTCACCTGGGAGGAGTGAATCTCCTCTTCCTCAAGACCCACCTTGACAAGGTCCTTGGCGAGCTGTTCGTAGGTCAGGCCTTCAGGAACCTCGACATGGTCCTTGAGCCAATCGATATCAATCATAGGCATGGCTGAATCACTCCCCCATCACAAACTGTTCGGCGAAACGCACGTCGCCTTCGACCAGGTCGTGCATGTCGTTGATGTCGCTGCGCAGCAGGAGCGTGCGCTCCATGCCGACGCCGAAGGCGAAACCGGTGTAGACGTCCGGGTCGATGCCGGCGGACTTCAGCACGTTCGGGTTCACCATGCCGCAGCCGCCCCACTCGAGCCAGCCGGGGCCGCCCTTCTTGTCGGGGAACCACAGGTCGAGTTCGGCGCTCGGCTCAGTGAACGGGAAGTAGCTCGGGCGCAGGCGCGTCTTGGCTTCAGGGCCGAACATGGCGACGGCGAGCTTGTCCAACACGCCCTTCAGGTCGGCCATAGTAAGGTGCTTGTCGACGGCGAGGGCTTCGCACTGGTGGAACACCGGAGTATGGGTGGCGTCCAGCTCATCGGTGCGGAACACACGGCCCGGGGACGCGATGTACAGCGGCACGCCACGGGTCAGGAGGGCACGGACCTGATCGGAGGAGGTCTGCGTACGCACCACCATGTTGGAGCCGACGAAACCGGCGGCGTCCTTGGCCTGATTGCCCTTGACGTAGAAGGTGTCCTGCATCTGGCGGGCCGGATGGTCCGGGCCGAAATTCAGGGAGTCGAAGTTGTACCATTCGGCTTCGATTTCCAGGCCGGAGGAGATCTGCCAACCCATGGAGATGAAGAAGTCCTCGACGTCCTCCATCAGCTTAGGCAGCGGGTGACGGGCGCCCAGAGGCTTACGGTTCACCGGCAGCGTCATATCCACGGTTTCGGCGGCAAGCGCGGCCTTCTCGGCGGCTTCCTTGAGCTCGACCTCCTTGGGACCATAGGCACGGCCGAAGTCGGCGCGCAGCTTGCCCATGAGCTTGCCGGCTTCCTTCTTCTGGTCGGCGGGCAGGGAGCCAATGGCCTTGCTGGCCTTGGTCATCGCCGAATCGGCACCTGCGTACGTCGTCTTGATGGCCTTGAGCTCCTCCAGGTTGGAGGCGTTCTGGATTTTCTCGATGCCCTCGGCAACCTCAGCGGTCACCTGGTCGGCGTCGAACACCATTTGTTCTGCCACGAGAACCCTTTCGTCTGATGTTTTCTCAGCGTTTCACAGCGTTTTTACCGGTTTCACATTCTTTCAACATGACCCGACATAGACAGCGACATCAGCATCACCGCGGCCGAGGTGCCGAGGTTCAGCGATTCGGCCTTGCCATAAAGCGGGATGGAGACGATGCGGCCGCAGCGCGTGAGGATGTCCGGTTCCAAGCCACGCGCCTCATTGCCGAACAACACGGCTTTCGGAGCCTCGACCGCCGCCTTGTCCGCCAGTACTGCGGGCAGGCTTTCCGGCTTGCGTTCTTCGGTGCCGTATACGTCGGCGGCCCAGACGTCCAAATTATGGTCGCCTGTCCAGGTGAAGAATTCGTCGGTGCTCATGGCGAGTACCGGCAGATGGAACAGGGAGCCTGCGGTGGAGCGGATGACCTTGGGGTTCAGCACGTCCACGCAGTCGTCCACGAAGAGTACGGCGTCACAGCCGGCCGCATCGGCCGCACGGATCACGGTGCCGGCGTTGCCCGGGTCGCGCACCTGCCAGAAGACGGCAATCTGCGGGGCCCGACCGTTCTTGCCAAGTTCGACGTCATCGGCACCGGCGTGCATGGACTCGGCATTGCCGACGGCCGCGATGCCTTGGGCGTCCGGACTGATGCGGTGCATCACGTCGCCGGTGCAGTAGTGCACATAAATCGTGGCATCCTGCGAGGTTTCGACGATCTTCTCCAACGCGGAGGAGATGATACGCGGATGTTCCAGCGCCTGCGAA
The window above is part of the Bifidobacterium longum subsp. infantis ATCC 15697 = JCM 1222 = DSM 20088 genome. Proteins encoded here:
- the argC gene encoding N-acetyl-gamma-glutamyl-phosphate reductase, producing MAKYTVAVAGATGYAGGEALRILAAHPDFDITCVAGHSSVGESMAKHMPHIPQLANLSVEDTTPEVLNGHDVIILALPHGASGKLASQLDPNAVVVDLGADHRLEEQAAWDEFYGGDFYEHWNYGMPELITGKAADGSYTRQRAALPGTKRIAGPGCNVTATTLALQPGIAEGLVESQDIVADLVVGYSGAGKNLKRTNLLAAEALQSALPYSVGGKHRHIPEILQNFAHAAGKRAAEASEFTLGFTPILAPMSRGILATVSARMTDKAKALSDEEIRAVWAKAYEGQDFMVLLPEGTLPATGNIIGSNAAHLQVVTDRKAGRIYAFAAIDNLNRGTAGQAVQSLNIALGLPEDAGLTKIGVAP
- the pheT gene encoding phenylalanine--tRNA ligase subunit beta, translated to MPMIDIDWLKDHVEVPEGLTYEQLAKDLVKVGLEEEEIHSSQVTGPIVVGYVVDATPEPQKNGKTINWCHVDCGDEWNETDEDGNKVPRGIICGAPNMKAGEKVVVTLPGAVLPGDFKIEPRKTYGHISNGMCASERELGLGDSHDGIILLRQYGFSEAEYEALKPGQDAMHLLHLDQPLLEINITPDRGYTLSYRGVAREYHHSTGAVYTDPAVALNEKAPEPADYQPGTPVDIDVEIDDNNPIHGVPGCDRYYARIVKDFNPNAHTPNWMRRRLIRAGMRSISLAVDVTNYVMLDLGQPMHAYDLDKLEGPIVVRRANEGEKLTTLDGKEHDLSVEDLLITDSPNGERGSRILGLAGVMGGLYGEVTADTKNILLEAAHFDQVTIARSARRHKIPSEASRRFERGVDTALQPAATQMAAELMAKYGNGEPSEHPNDVNNTPRAKVIHFKASEVARVAGLDVDINRISDILTDIGCTVAGGGNGEFAVTAPSWRPDLNEPCDLVEEIARLVGYDQIPITVPPAPVEGLVGLTPDQQRRRRVADELAEFGMVESLSYPFVGDDDYKAFGFDPEATKKVSVEIANPLYGDRPYLRREILPTLATTVQRNIRRGIENVSLYELGHVYLWDPDAPAIPALPGGVRPTDEQLAALDAGLPEQPDHVAGILTGLAEDDGWMGGKRPVDWSDAVEAVRRIAGRIGAAIELDQPAADDVPVQWHPGRVARVMVGDVFTGWVGELHPRVNEALGFPAHSAAFELNLTALFATLTGKPVQAKPISTFPPVKQDLAFTVDETVTAGQLENVIRKAAGANLESIELFDVFTGEQVGEGKKSLAYAVVFRSPSKTLSAEDSDAIRKAIVAEAAEIGAQLRA
- the pheS gene encoding phenylalanine--tRNA ligase subunit alpha, whose product is MVFDADQVTAEVAEGIEKIQNASNLEELKAIKTTYAGADSAMTKASKAIGSLPADQKKEAGKLMGKLRADFGRAYGPKEVELKEAAEKAALAAETVDMTLPVNRKPLGARHPLPKLMEDVEDFFISMGWQISSGLEIEAEWYNFDSLNFGPDHPARQMQDTFYVKGNQAKDAAGFVGSNMVVRTQTSSDQVRALLTRGVPLYIASPGRVFRTDELDATHTPVFHQCEALAVDKHLTMADLKGVLDKLAVAMFGPEAKTRLRPSYFPFTEPSAELDLWFPDKKGGPGWLEWGGCGMVNPNVLKSAGIDPDVYTGFAFGVGMERTLLLRSDINDMHDLVEGDVRFAEQFVMGE
- a CDS encoding TrmH family RNA methyltransferase, whose translation is MPINAQILDNPKSDRVRHIADLTRTKGRERSGRFLIEGPQSVREAVTWRPDVVRDLYVEVSQALEHPRIISSALEKIVETSQDATIYVHYCTGDVMHRISPDAQGIAAVGNAESMHAGADDVELGKNGRAPQIAVFWQVRDPGNAGTVIRAADAAGCDAVLFVDDCVDVLNPKVIRSTAGSLFHLPVLAMSTDEFFTWTGDHNLDVWAADVYGTEERKPESLPAVLADKAAVEAPKAVLFGNEARGLEPDILTRCGRIVSIPLYGKAESLNLGTSAAVMLMSLSMSGHVERM